The stretch of DNA CCGGTGTTACTGACAATCGAAATTTATTTTCATAATTATTACTGAAATAATTACCGGATATATTCCAGCCATAGATAACCGGCAAACCTCGAAATTCTCTTGCCACATTGAATCCCACTTCAATACTCCGATTTTTTTCCGGTTCAAGGCTTGGTTGAAACCTAGCTGAAGTTAAGGACAGGGGTGAACTGATCTGTTGAAAAAGTGTCGGAAATTTGACATTAGAACCAACATTTAAATAACTATCAAAAGACAGAAAATCTTCATATCCGGACAAAGCGATAGAAAATTTAAAAACATTTTCATTCCATTTATTTCCATTAAATTGACCGATTTCATCTTCTTGTGAATTGTCTTCTCCTCTAAATATCGGGTTCTCTTGTTCATCTCTTACACGATCGTGTCGAAAACTTACATCCATATTAAAAGTTTTGAGGAAACCAGATTTTAATTCGTCATGTAATTTTAGAATCGATACAAATCCATGATGTTGTCTTTTTAGATCTGCAGATTCCAGGCCAATCTGCTGCAAATTCGGGGAATCGATTTTATCTGTAAAATCGAGATTAGCGATTCGAAATTGATAGGCAGAAAGAAATTCAACCAGACCAAATTTAGTTCCCTTCTCAATATCGAAATAGATTGACTGATCATCTATGGAGCGCTCTAATTCTCCTTGAACAAATAGAACCTGGTTTTCATCAAGTTTACGATAGGATGCAGAGATATCGAGTCCTTTTAATTTCCCGGTTTGTTGCGTATATTTTAATGAACCCATTTGATGATTGTTGTCCAGAAACTCACTATCTCGTAAATTTTCATAATCGAGAGAACTTGAAATCCACATAAAACTCAATAAGCTTGCTGGTCTACCATCTGCATGCTCTGCAAAGCTGTAACTTAAGTTTGCTGTGTGGTGCGTTGATTTATTCTCAAGACCACTATCATCATCCCCTTCACGATCAACAAATTCCCTTTTGGCGCCGCCTTGTTTAAAACTGTAGCCTCCTTGCAAATTATTGTATTTTTGATACAGATGTAACCCCCAATTGCCGGACCGATATGTTCCCAACCGTTGCTGAAACCTGATTGTATAATCTTGTTGGATTTTAGGTACAATATTAATAACCCCGGAAAAAGCTTCCGGCCCATAAAGGGCTGTATTGCTGCCTTTTATAATTTCAAAACGATCTATGTCCTCAAGATCAATGAGAGATAAATCGAAAATGTTATCATAATTGCTATTCATTTTAATGCCATTATAAAGAACAATCACTTCATCCGAATTGCCGCCACGAATTGAAATTGTTTTCCTGCCGCTGAGTTCTTCTTCAACCTGGATACTATGATCAGTCCGTAATAAATCACCAGCATCTACATAACCACGGATTTCGAACGCTTTAGAATTCATAATAGCTATGGGTTGCGGTAAATCCTTGGCAATTTCCAATCCCCTGGGTCCTTCCTCTTCAATTGCTACTCCCTGTAGTTGAATGACCCTGGGCTGTAAATAAACGAACTTTAGGGTT from candidate division KSB1 bacterium encodes:
- a CDS encoding TonB-dependent receptor plug domain-containing protein, whose protein sequence is MQSKLSPLLFVISSVFLLTSISLSQINRKVNLQNITISGQIRDENTYKEVSRVNITIEGTQVGTTSNHAGKFTLTISLQYSKSNIIFQHIAYNKVILSMDSLTTLKFVYLQPRVIQLQGVAIEEEGPRGLEIAKDLPQPIAIMNSKAFEIRGYVDAGDLLRTDHSIQVEEELSGRKTISIRGGNSDEVIVLYNGIKMNSNYDNIFDLSLIDLEDIDRFEIIKGSNTALYGPEAFSGVINIVPKIQQDYTIRFQQRLGTYRSGNWGLHLYQKYNNLQGGYSFKQGGAKREFVDREGDDDSGLENKSTHHTANLSYSFAEHADGRPASLLSFMWISSSLDYENLRDSEFLDNNHQMGSLKYTQQTGKLKGLDISASYRKLDENQVLFVQGELERSIDDQSIYFDIEKGTKFGLVEFLSAYQFRIANLDFTDKIDSPNLQQIGLESADLKRQHHGFVSILKLHDELKSGFLKTFNMDVSFRHDRVRDEQENPIFRGEDNSQEDEIGQFNGNKWNENVFKFSIALSGYEDFLSFDSYLNVGSNVKFPTLFQQISSPLSLTSARFQPSLEPEKNRSIEVGFNVAREFRGLPVIYGWNISGNYFSNNYENKFRLSVTPGIPVTFYDNVKNADISGLEAEASVYMYKKKITLQYGLSKYKISEKAAFPFKSDFKHTFNLIIDHMGYSFQLHWFKEGEQIGWLRLSTSAQPADPNQPGFGEIALPSNSNLDLHLSKQFEIAKLKLFVNASGRNLLNSEDVILEGLAIRDRRFYVTMGMQY